The Desulfuromonas versatilis genome has a segment encoding these proteins:
- the nuoD gene encoding NADH dehydrogenase (quinone) subunit D, producing MATTEIMTVNMGPQHPSTHGVLRLLLELDGERVVKATPHIGFLHRGVEKLSEHRNYHQVIPLTDRLDYLAPMSNNLGYVLAVEKLLGLTDAIPERAKTIRVIMAELTRLKSHLVWLACHGLDIGAMTVFIYCFRERENIMGFYEKISGARMTSNYFRVGGLSADLPEGLDKEIRAFVEAMPGHIDTYEGLLTGNKIWQKRTQKVGVISAEDAIDIGLTGPALRASGVDWDLRRDNPYSGYENYDFVVPTHEDCDTWARYQVRLVEMRESCKIITQALDRLQPGPILADAPKVCLPPKQKVVNTIEGLIHHFKIVTEGFKPAAGDIYQEVEAPKGVLGYYLVSDGSPKPYRMKIRPPSFVNLQALPQMVEGSLLADVVAVIGTLDIVLGEIDR from the coding sequence ATGGCTACGACTGAAATAATGACCGTCAACATGGGGCCCCAGCACCCCTCCACCCACGGCGTTCTGCGTCTGCTTCTCGAGCTCGACGGCGAGCGGGTGGTGAAGGCGACCCCCCATATCGGCTTTCTGCATCGCGGGGTCGAGAAGCTCTCCGAGCACCGCAATTACCACCAGGTGATCCCGCTGACCGACCGGCTCGACTATCTGGCCCCGATGAGCAACAACCTCGGCTATGTGCTGGCGGTGGAGAAACTGCTCGGCCTCACCGACGCCATCCCCGAGCGGGCAAAGACCATTCGAGTGATCATGGCAGAACTGACCAGGCTCAAGAGTCACCTGGTCTGGCTGGCCTGTCACGGCCTTGATATCGGTGCCATGACCGTTTTCATCTACTGCTTCCGCGAGCGTGAAAACATTATGGGATTTTACGAAAAGATCTCAGGCGCCCGCATGACCTCCAACTATTTCCGGGTGGGTGGGCTCTCCGCTGACCTCCCCGAGGGGCTGGATAAGGAAATCCGTGCCTTTGTCGAAGCTATGCCCGGGCACATCGACACCTATGAGGGATTGTTGACCGGCAACAAGATCTGGCAGAAGCGAACCCAGAAGGTCGGGGTGATCAGTGCCGAGGATGCCATTGATATCGGCTTGACCGGTCCCGCTCTGCGTGCCTCCGGTGTTGACTGGGACCTGCGTCGCGACAATCCCTACAGCGGTTACGAAAACTATGATTTCGTCGTCCCCACCCACGAGGATTGTGACACTTGGGCACGTTATCAGGTTCGCTTGGTGGAGATGCGCGAATCCTGCAAAATTATCACTCAGGCGCTTGACCGGCTTCAACCAGGCCCGATTCTCGCTGATGCGCCAAAGGTATGCCTGCCGCCAAAGCAGAAAGTGGTCAATACCATCGAGGGTCTTATCCATCATTTCAAGATCGTCACCGAGGGATTCAAGCCCGCCGCCGGGGATATTTACCAGGAGGTCGAGGCACCCAAGGGGGTACTCGGCTATTACCTGGTCTCCGACGGTTCGCCCAAGCCTTACCGCATGAAGATCCGTCCGCCTTCCTTTGTCAACCTGCAGGCGCTTCCGCAGATGGTCGAAGGGTCCCTGCTGGCCGACGTGGTTGCGGTCATTGGCACTCTGGACATCGTCCTTGGCGAGATCGACCGGTAA
- the nuoH gene encoding NADH-quinone oxidoreductase subunit NuoH, whose amino-acid sequence MTPEVLSLSNNVPLFLASMLVKILAVFVVVILIVAYATWVERKVIGHMQTRLGPMRTGWHGLLQPIADGLKLFFKEDIIPSEASKVPFLLAPMMILVPAFITVAVVPFGPDLVIGDYIISQQITDLNVGILYILAMAGLGVYGIVLAGWASNSKYSLLGGIRSSAQMVSYELAAGLSIIAVFMLSETLSLRGIVSAQMGPLWGSISFLPNWYIFSQPLAFGLFVICGLAEINRTPFDLPEAETELVSGFCTEYSSMKYALFFMAEYANMVVISAIAATLFLGGWHGPFPGAINLLLKVFAFMFFFIWLRATFPRVRYDQLMTMGWKVFIPLSLANIVLTGIVVVILQ is encoded by the coding sequence ATGACGCCTGAAGTGTTGAGCCTCTCAAACAATGTCCCCCTGTTTCTGGCATCCATGCTGGTCAAGATTCTGGCCGTCTTCGTGGTGGTGATCCTGATTGTCGCCTACGCCACCTGGGTCGAGCGTAAGGTCATCGGCCACATGCAGACCCGCCTCGGGCCCATGCGCACCGGGTGGCATGGCCTGCTGCAGCCGATTGCCGACGGCCTCAAGCTGTTCTTCAAGGAAGACATCATCCCTTCCGAGGCCAGCAAGGTCCCCTTCCTGCTTGCTCCCATGATGATCCTGGTGCCGGCCTTCATCACAGTGGCGGTCGTCCCCTTCGGTCCCGATCTGGTGATTGGTGATTACATCATCTCCCAACAGATCACCGACCTGAACGTCGGTATTCTCTACATCCTGGCCATGGCCGGCCTTGGGGTCTACGGCATTGTCTTGGCCGGCTGGGCCTCCAACAGCAAATATTCTCTGCTGGGCGGCATACGCTCCTCGGCCCAGATGGTCTCCTATGAACTCGCCGCCGGCCTGTCGATTATCGCGGTGTTCATGCTCTCCGAAACCCTGAGCCTGCGCGGCATCGTATCAGCCCAGATGGGGCCGCTGTGGGGCAGCATCTCCTTTCTGCCCAACTGGTATATCTTTTCCCAGCCGCTCGCCTTCGGCCTGTTCGTCATCTGCGGCCTGGCGGAAATCAACCGGACTCCCTTCGACCTGCCCGAAGCGGAAACCGAACTGGTGTCCGGTTTCTGTACCGAATACTCGTCCATGAAGTACGCCCTGTTTTTCATGGCCGAATACGCCAATATGGTGGTGATCTCCGCCATCGCCGCCACCCTGTTCCTCGGCGGCTGGCATGGGCCCTTTCCCGGTGCTATCAACCTTCTGCTGAAGGTCTTCGCCTTCATGTTCTTCTTCATCTGGCTGCGCGCCACCTTCCCCCGCGTGCGCTACGACCAGTTGATGACCATGGGGTGGAAGGTGTTCATCCCCCTGTCACTGGCTAACATTGTGCTGACCGGCATCGTTGTCGTCATCCTTCAGTGA
- the nuoG gene encoding NADH-quinone oxidoreductase subunit NuoG, which produces MVNLTIDGKQVTVSKTATIYEAAKQAGVDIPVLCYAKKLLPYGACRVCLVEVEQMKGRLIPSCTTPVTEGMVVKTTSDEIRKVRKTVLEFLLVNHVVECPVCDKGGECDLQDLTYEYEVVSNRFEGVKFDLPTDEVNPLIERNMNRCVLCGKCARVCDEIVGYGSYSFINRGFETKIATAFDRGLNCEFCGQCVSMCPVGAILPRPFKFKARPWQLKEVDSVCGYCGNGCTVTLGVMDNKVQTIRFNDKTGVNDGNLCVRGRFGYSYVNSDERLKKPLVRKDGQLVEVSWQEAAEAVVEGFKKAKAEKGLGIISGARLTNEEFFLLKNLAKGFGTANLDHSGGECYKGLTEGFMETLGVSASLGTFPQVEQCDAILSIRSDFYETHPVFGMVVNQAVKRNDAHLTVLSDKKGKFTKLPHAKTLLAKPGTEVTVLNAMAQVLLAEGLAVTEGIEGVEALKTSLATCTPEKAEAITGVGAESIKAAARQLGAAKKAAILLAYGLPYTAQSKELAVAAANLALLTGVAGRSGSGLYLCGEKANSQGAVDLGILPQKGGLGVQEMLKQAAGENLSALYVVGEDPLTSYPNRSMVEAALSKVSFLVVQDLFLSPTAQQADVVLPAASFAEKDGTFTNAERRIQRVRPGIAPPGEAKTDFAIFEMLAARLGNQVSYTGPAAVFSDIVNNSPNYKGIEFSQIGPQGVVWGGEEFAPAHKRVVPVAAAQGLAAAYQLVTGSALYHSGTVSTRAQGPNAVVAEPYLELGREDAAALKVQEGDTLNVKGNGVELKLKAKIGTRLPKGVVFAPYHFASAGLNRLYQGETAVAVELSK; this is translated from the coding sequence ATGGTAAATCTTACGATTGACGGCAAGCAGGTAACGGTAAGCAAGACGGCTACGATCTACGAGGCCGCCAAGCAGGCGGGGGTCGATATCCCGGTTCTGTGTTACGCCAAGAAACTTCTCCCCTACGGTGCCTGCCGGGTCTGCCTGGTCGAGGTCGAGCAGATGAAGGGGCGGCTGATTCCTTCCTGTACCACGCCGGTCACCGAAGGGATGGTGGTCAAGACCACCTCCGACGAAATCCGCAAGGTGCGTAAAACCGTTCTCGAGTTCCTGCTGGTCAACCACGTGGTGGAATGCCCGGTCTGCGACAAGGGGGGTGAATGCGACCTGCAGGATCTGACCTATGAGTACGAGGTGGTCAGCAACCGCTTCGAGGGGGTTAAGTTCGACCTGCCTACCGACGAGGTCAACCCGCTGATCGAGCGCAACATGAACCGCTGTGTTTTGTGCGGCAAGTGCGCCAGGGTCTGCGACGAAATCGTCGGCTACGGTTCCTATTCCTTCATCAATCGCGGGTTTGAAACCAAGATTGCCACCGCTTTTGACCGCGGCCTCAACTGCGAATTCTGCGGCCAGTGCGTTTCCATGTGCCCGGTGGGGGCGATCCTGCCCCGTCCCTTCAAGTTCAAGGCCCGCCCTTGGCAACTCAAGGAGGTCGACTCGGTCTGCGGATACTGCGGCAACGGCTGCACCGTGACCCTGGGGGTCATGGACAACAAGGTTCAGACCATCCGCTTCAATGACAAGACCGGGGTCAACGACGGCAACCTCTGCGTTCGGGGCCGCTTCGGTTACTCTTACGTCAACAGTGACGAGCGGCTGAAAAAACCCCTGGTGCGCAAGGACGGACAACTTGTCGAGGTCAGCTGGCAGGAAGCGGCCGAGGCGGTGGTCGAGGGATTCAAGAAAGCCAAGGCCGAAAAGGGCCTGGGGATTATTTCCGGCGCCCGCCTGACCAACGAGGAGTTCTTTCTCCTGAAGAATCTGGCCAAGGGGTTCGGTACCGCCAACCTGGACCACTCGGGGGGTGAGTGCTACAAGGGCCTGACCGAAGGATTCATGGAGACCCTCGGGGTGAGCGCATCGCTGGGCACCTTCCCCCAGGTAGAGCAGTGTGATGCCATTCTCTCGATCCGTTCGGATTTCTACGAAACCCATCCGGTTTTCGGGATGGTGGTCAACCAGGCGGTCAAGCGCAACGACGCCCATCTGACTGTCCTTTCGGACAAAAAGGGGAAATTCACTAAACTGCCCCACGCCAAGACCCTGTTGGCCAAGCCCGGCACCGAGGTCACGGTTCTCAACGCCATGGCCCAGGTGCTGCTCGCCGAGGGCCTGGCGGTTACCGAAGGCATCGAGGGCGTGGAGGCACTGAAAACTTCCCTGGCTACCTGTACTCCGGAAAAAGCTGAAGCGATCACCGGCGTTGGCGCTGAGTCCATCAAGGCCGCCGCCCGCCAACTGGGGGCCGCCAAAAAAGCTGCGATCCTGCTGGCCTACGGGCTTCCCTATACCGCGCAAAGCAAAGAGCTGGCAGTAGCTGCCGCCAACCTGGCGCTGCTTACCGGAGTTGCCGGAAGATCCGGTAGCGGTCTTTACCTCTGCGGGGAGAAGGCCAACAGCCAGGGCGCCGTCGACTTGGGGATCCTGCCGCAGAAGGGCGGGCTGGGCGTCCAGGAAATGCTCAAGCAGGCAGCTGGCGAAAACCTTTCCGCGCTCTATGTGGTAGGTGAAGATCCGCTGACCTCCTATCCGAACCGGAGCATGGTGGAAGCTGCGCTGAGCAAGGTTTCGTTTTTGGTGGTTCAGGACCTGTTCCTGTCCCCGACTGCGCAGCAGGCCGACGTGGTCCTGCCGGCCGCATCCTTTGCCGAAAAGGATGGCACCTTTACCAACGCCGAGCGGCGAATTCAGCGGGTGCGCCCGGGGATTGCCCCCCCGGGGGAAGCGAAAACCGATTTCGCCATCTTCGAAATGCTTGCCGCGCGCCTCGGCAATCAGGTCAGCTACACCGGGCCGGCTGCCGTATTCAGTGATATTGTGAATAACTCCCCCAATTACAAGGGAATCGAGTTTTCCCAGATCGGCCCCCAGGGCGTGGTTTGGGGCGGCGAGGAGTTCGCCCCGGCGCACAAGCGGGTCGTGCCTGTAGCTGCTGCCCAGGGGCTGGCCGCCGCCTACCAGTTGGTGACCGGCAGTGCGCTTTACCACAGTGGTACCGTCAGCACCAGGGCTCAGGGGCCCAATGCCGTGGTGGCCGAGCCCTACCTCGAACTGGGCCGCGAGGATGCGGCAGCTCTCAAGGTTCAGGAGGGCGACACGCTGAATGTCAAGGGCAATGGCGTAGAGCTCAAACTCAAGGCAAAAATTGGCACCCGGCTGCCCAAAGGGGTCGTGTTCGCTCCCTACCATTTTGCCAGTGCCGGGCTGAACCGCCTCTATCAGGGCGAAACCGCAGTTGCTGTTGAACTGAGCAAGTAG
- the nuoE gene encoding NADH-quinone oxidoreductase subunit NuoE, whose product MSEVAEKVQEQEVDLTGANQVIDKYLDMHGALMPVLQEIQEVYGYIPEPTVHLVAERLNVYTSQIYGVLTFYAQFHLEPRGKYIVRVCMGTACHVKGAGRIADTLKERLGIGHAETTEDLKFTAEYVACIGACGMAPVIMVNDATYGSLSVQKMDDVIQKYMKMD is encoded by the coding sequence ATGAGCGAAGTAGCGGAAAAGGTGCAGGAGCAGGAAGTCGATCTGACCGGCGCCAACCAGGTTATCGACAAATATCTGGACATGCACGGGGCGTTGATGCCGGTGCTGCAGGAAATCCAGGAGGTCTATGGATACATTCCCGAGCCCACCGTGCACCTGGTGGCGGAGCGTCTGAACGTCTACACCAGCCAGATCTACGGGGTGCTGACCTTTTACGCCCAGTTTCACCTGGAACCACGGGGCAAATATATTGTCCGGGTCTGCATGGGCACCGCCTGCCACGTCAAGGGCGCCGGGCGAATCGCCGACACCCTCAAGGAGCGGTTGGGGATCGGGCATGCCGAAACCACCGAGGACCTCAAGTTCACCGCCGAGTACGTTGCCTGTATTGGGGCCTGCGGCATGGCTCCGGTCATCATGGTCAACGATGCTACCTATGGCAGCCTGTCGGTTCAGAAGATGGACGACGTCATTCAAAAATACATGAAGATGGACTGA
- a CDS encoding tetratricopeptide repeat protein — protein MDCPKCKAAVSARAKFCDQCGVNLGNNVEFIHQRALDHYHRGLIDEAIKLWDEAVTLTPGFSKGYYYKGLALYDRGDLQQAIDVFNKALAGEKEPFRVYFKLGMAQYGLGDLAGSIESFSKALSLNPGSAETHYRLGLSYLRNSDLDRAREELAAAIKINPQYTRALYILGMVLSQQGQVEEAIEQFRLVVEISPSYTAARFELGMALMKTGDLSDAIEQFRGSVENSSRFAPGYYMLGEAYRKTGEFSEAISSYNEVLKLNPKDSDTFVRIAECYMQLDLLDGARDAVAKALSFNPNNRDARYLEKHLGELKTPHKPGF, from the coding sequence ATGGACTGTCCCAAGTGCAAGGCGGCCGTATCCGCAAGGGCGAAATTCTGCGACCAATGCGGTGTGAACCTGGGGAATAACGTCGAGTTTATTCACCAGCGCGCTCTCGACCATTACCATCGTGGATTGATCGACGAGGCCATCAAGCTCTGGGACGAAGCGGTGACCCTCACCCCCGGTTTCAGCAAGGGGTACTACTACAAGGGGCTGGCCCTCTACGACAGAGGGGACCTGCAGCAGGCGATCGATGTCTTCAACAAGGCCCTGGCCGGGGAAAAGGAACCGTTCCGGGTGTACTTCAAACTGGGCATGGCCCAGTACGGACTGGGGGACCTTGCCGGCAGCATCGAAAGCTTCAGTAAGGCCCTGAGCCTGAATCCCGGCAGCGCCGAAACCCATTACCGGCTGGGGCTTTCCTATCTGCGCAATTCCGACCTGGACCGGGCCCGGGAGGAGTTGGCCGCGGCGATCAAGATCAACCCTCAGTATACCCGTGCCCTGTACATCCTCGGCATGGTGCTCTCCCAGCAGGGGCAGGTCGAGGAAGCGATCGAGCAGTTCCGGCTGGTCGTGGAGATCAGCCCCTCCTACACCGCGGCTCGTTTTGAACTGGGAATGGCCCTCATGAAAACGGGGGATCTCTCCGACGCCATCGAGCAGTTCCGCGGTTCGGTGGAAAACAGCAGCAGGTTCGCTCCGGGCTATTACATGCTGGGCGAGGCCTACCGGAAGACGGGAGAATTCAGCGAGGCGATCAGCTCCTACAACGAGGTGCTCAAGCTCAATCCCAAGGACTCGGATACCTTTGTGCGAATCGCCGAGTGCTACATGCAACTCGACTTGTTGGACGGCGCCCGGGATGCCGTTGCCAAGGCTCTATCTTTTAATCCCAACAACCGTGACGCCCGGTACCTGGAAAAGCACCTCGGCGAACTTAAAACGCCACACAAACCCGGTTTCTAA
- a CDS encoding NuoB/complex I 20 kDa subunit family protein has product MGVDQTLGNNFITTSLDKLVNWSRSRSLWPMTFGLACCAIEMMATGAARFDLDRFGVLFRASPRQADVIIIAGTVTKKMLPVIQTVYEQMPEPRYVIAMGACACSGGIFDTYSTVQGIDEALPVDVYIPGCPPRPEGLLYGIMKLQDKIMQERNSFGAAIGVGERITVA; this is encoded by the coding sequence ATGGGAGTAGATCAAACGCTGGGAAATAATTTCATTACTACCAGTCTGGACAAGCTGGTCAACTGGTCCCGGTCCCGGTCGCTCTGGCCGATGACCTTTGGTCTTGCCTGTTGCGCCATCGAGATGATGGCGACCGGTGCCGCCCGCTTCGACCTGGACCGCTTCGGGGTCCTGTTCCGCGCCTCGCCCCGCCAGGCCGATGTAATTATCATTGCCGGAACCGTCACCAAGAAGATGCTCCCGGTCATTCAGACCGTTTACGAGCAGATGCCCGAGCCCCGCTATGTCATTGCCATGGGGGCCTGCGCCTGTTCTGGCGGCATTTTCGATACCTACAGCACGGTGCAGGGCATTGACGAGGCTCTGCCTGTGGATGTCTACATCCCGGGGTGTCCTCCGCGTCCCGAGGGTCTGCTCTACGGCATCATGAAGTTGCAGGACAAGATCATGCAGGAGCGCAACTCCTTCGGCGCGGCCATCGGTGTTGGCGAGCGCATTACCGTGGCCTGA
- a CDS encoding NADH-quinone oxidoreductase subunit A — MLESYLPILVLVGLAFAFAIGSVVFSGLVGQKKPSAVKLAPYECGMPPVGSARERFSVKFYIIAMLFILFDIEAVFLYPWAVMFKRLGLFGFVEMGVFILILLIGYIYVWKKGALEWE; from the coding sequence ATGCTAGAGAGTTATCTGCCGATACTCGTTCTCGTCGGTCTCGCCTTCGCGTTCGCCATAGGCTCCGTCGTCTTCTCAGGGCTGGTTGGGCAGAAAAAGCCCAGCGCGGTCAAGTTGGCGCCATACGAATGCGGCATGCCCCCCGTCGGCTCCGCCCGCGAGCGATTCTCCGTCAAGTTCTACATCATTGCCATGTTGTTTATTCTCTTCGACATCGAGGCGGTTTTCCTGTATCCCTGGGCGGTGATGTTCAAGCGTCTTGGACTGTTCGGTTTCGTTGAGATGGGTGTCTTTATCCTGATCCTTCTCATCGGTTATATCTACGTCTGGAAAAAAGGAGCGCTGGAATGGGAGTAG
- the nuoF gene encoding NADH-quinone oxidoreductase subunit NuoF — MAENAENIKVLICQGTGGLASGAKAVADAFEAEFKKHGVEAKVGKRCEVIGTGCRGLCANDVLVDVQLPGQEAVTYDFVTPELVTQIVEEHVLNNQVVEKKKAGPYYAKFLEKQQRIIFSRCGTVNAESLDDFLAHRGFEGIKKAVTMKPEEVIEEVKRSGLRGRGGGGFPTGVKWSFCKASPGKEKYLICNADEGDPGAFMDRSILEGDPYGLIEGMMIGAYAIGCTFGYVYCRAEYPLAIKRLQKAIDTCYEKGFLGKNAMGLGFDFDMRIKAGAGAFVCGEETALMASIEGQRGMSRPRPPFPAVRGLWGKPTNINNVETFANVSYIFYNGADWYSSIGTEGTKGTKIFALTGKVKHTGLVEVPAGTTMKEVIYDVCGGILNNRKFKAVQAGGPSGGCLPAEALDAQVDYDSLIKAGAMMGSGGLVVMDETTCMVDIARFFLNFTRVESCGKCIPCRIGLKIMLEILERICSGEGSEGDIELLQDMAYDIKKSSLCGLGQTAPNPVLSTIRYFRHEYEAHIKEKQCPSHSCKPLLKFEVIDNACKKCGLCFKVCPVDAVRWEKGQLAIIDKEKCTKCTSCYDACRFMAIE, encoded by the coding sequence ATGGCCGAGAATGCTGAAAATATCAAGGTTCTCATCTGTCAGGGTACCGGGGGGCTCGCCTCGGGTGCCAAGGCGGTGGCAGACGCCTTCGAAGCCGAGTTCAAAAAACACGGCGTCGAGGCCAAAGTCGGCAAGCGCTGCGAGGTGATCGGTACAGGTTGCCGCGGTCTTTGCGCCAACGACGTTCTGGTTGACGTTCAACTGCCCGGTCAGGAGGCGGTGACTTACGACTTCGTCACCCCGGAGCTTGTCACGCAGATCGTCGAGGAACATGTCCTCAACAACCAGGTGGTCGAAAAGAAAAAAGCTGGCCCCTACTACGCCAAGTTCCTCGAAAAGCAGCAGCGCATCATTTTCTCCCGTTGTGGTACGGTCAATGCCGAAAGCCTCGATGACTTTCTCGCCCACCGGGGTTTTGAAGGGATCAAGAAGGCGGTCACCATGAAGCCCGAGGAGGTTATTGAGGAGGTCAAGCGCTCGGGACTGAGGGGTCGAGGGGGCGGCGGCTTCCCTACCGGCGTCAAGTGGTCGTTCTGCAAGGCTTCGCCCGGCAAGGAAAAATACCTGATCTGCAACGCCGACGAAGGCGACCCAGGGGCGTTCATGGACCGCTCCATCCTCGAAGGTGACCCCTACGGGCTTATCGAAGGGATGATGATCGGCGCCTACGCCATCGGCTGCACCTTCGGTTACGTCTATTGTCGCGCCGAATACCCGCTGGCCATCAAACGCCTGCAGAAAGCCATCGACACCTGCTACGAAAAAGGTTTCCTCGGCAAAAATGCCATGGGGCTCGGGTTCGATTTCGACATGCGCATCAAGGCCGGCGCCGGCGCCTTCGTCTGCGGCGAGGAAACCGCGTTGATGGCCTCCATCGAAGGCCAGCGCGGCATGTCCCGGCCCCGTCCGCCGTTCCCGGCGGTGCGCGGCCTCTGGGGCAAGCCGACCAACATCAACAACGTCGAGACCTTCGCCAACGTCTCCTACATCTTCTATAACGGCGCGGACTGGTACTCCTCTATCGGCACCGAGGGGACCAAGGGGACCAAGATTTTCGCCCTCACCGGCAAGGTCAAGCACACCGGTCTGGTCGAGGTCCCTGCCGGCACGACCATGAAGGAAGTCATCTACGACGTCTGCGGCGGCATCCTCAACAATCGCAAGTTCAAGGCCGTGCAGGCCGGTGGCCCCTCCGGCGGGTGCCTGCCCGCCGAGGCTCTGGATGCCCAGGTCGACTACGACTCGCTGATCAAAGCCGGCGCCATGATGGGCTCGGGCGGCCTGGTGGTCATGGACGAGACCACCTGCATGGTCGATATCGCCCGCTTCTTCCTCAACTTCACCCGCGTCGAATCCTGCGGCAAGTGTATTCCCTGCCGCATCGGCCTGAAGATCATGCTCGAGATCCTCGAGCGGATCTGTTCCGGCGAGGGTAGCGAGGGAGACATCGAACTGCTCCAGGACATGGCCTACGACATCAAGAAGAGCTCGCTGTGCGGCCTGGGACAGACGGCACCCAACCCGGTTCTTTCCACCATCCGCTATTTCCGCCACGAATACGAGGCGCACATCAAGGAAAAACAGTGCCCTTCGCACAGCTGCAAGCCGCTGCTCAAGTTCGAGGTCATCGACAACGCCTGCAAGAAGTGCGGTCTCTGCTTCAAGGTCTGTCCGGTGGATGCTGTACGGTGGGAGAAAGGGCAATTGGCGATCATTGATAAGGAGAAATGTACCAAATGCACCTCCTGTTATGATGCCTGCCGTTTCATGGCGATTGAGTAG
- a CDS encoding NADH-quinone oxidoreductase subunit C, whose translation MSEHVAVGKLKEKFSGSVLDVVEFRGDTSVTVKKEDIVAIGSFLKKELGFNLLCDLCGVDYLGKAPRFMVVYNLFNVSTKQYLRIKVPVEESDPVVETVSGVWATANWHERECWDLMGISFRNHPDLRRILMTDDYEGHPLRKDYPVQGPDRQPYQGRVS comes from the coding sequence ATGAGCGAGCATGTTGCCGTTGGCAAGTTGAAGGAGAAGTTCTCCGGTTCGGTCCTGGACGTCGTCGAGTTTCGTGGCGATACCAGCGTTACCGTCAAGAAAGAGGATATCGTGGCCATCGGCTCCTTTTTGAAGAAGGAGCTGGGGTTCAATCTGCTCTGCGATCTCTGTGGGGTCGACTACCTGGGCAAGGCGCCCCGCTTCATGGTGGTCTACAACCTCTTCAATGTATCGACCAAGCAGTATCTGCGCATCAAAGTGCCCGTGGAAGAGAGCGACCCGGTGGTGGAGACCGTCTCCGGGGTCTGGGCGACCGCCAACTGGCATGAGCGCGAGTGCTGGGACCTGATGGGGATCTCTTTCCGCAACCACCCCGACCTGCGGCGGATCCTGATGACCGACGATTACGAGGGGCATCCCCTGCGCAAGGATTACCCGGTACAGGGGCCCGACCGGCAGCCTTACCAGGGGCGGGTTTCGTAG